A single Cyprinus carpio isolate SPL01 chromosome A20, ASM1834038v1, whole genome shotgun sequence DNA region contains:
- the LOC109051421 gene encoding exocyst complex component 1-like isoform X6: MTAIKHALQRDIFTPNDERLLSIVNVCKAGKKKKNCFLCATVTTERPVQVKVVKVKKTDKGDFYKRQMAWELQDLTEVDAKDANKENPEFDLHFEKVYRWVASSTAEKNSFISCIWKLNQRYLRKKVEFVNVSPQLLEESVPSGESQSVAGGDEDALDDYQELNSHDEQDIESMMEVCEYAISNAEAFAEKLSRELQVLDGANIQSIMASEKQVNILMQLLDQALAEVDNIEGKLLSYEEMLQSVKEQMDQISQSNRLIQISNTNNGKLLDEIQFLVNYMDLSKGHIKALQEGDLSSPKGIEACINASEALSQCMNVALKPGHDKLMAVKQQQHMFSELRDTFARRLTNHLNNVFVHQGHDQSSTLSQHTAELTLPKHSPLHRDLLRYAKLMEWLKNTQREKYDGLSRTYVDYMTRLYEREIKDFFEVAKIKMAGTSKDGKGKFATLPRKESALKQEVESLHGSSGKLTGSTSSLNKLAVSSSNSRRSQSSSLLDMGNMSASDLDVADRTRFDKIFEQVLSELEPLCLAEQDFISKFFKLQQNPTLAQVENVDDSDGTVPSRPLSEHRHSISEKDMVRMMMNKIFQSIETELNSLIALGDKIDSFNSLYMLVKMSHHVWTAENVDPASYLSTTLGNVLVTVKRNFDKCISGQIRQMEEVKISKKSKVGILPFVTGFEEFAKLAEAIFRNAERRGDLDKAYIKLIRAVFSNVEKVANESQKTPRDVVMMENFHHIFSTLSSLKISCLEAERKEAKQKYTEHLQSYVINSLGQPLEKLNHFFEGVEARVAQGVREEEVSYQLAFNKQELRKVIKEYPGKEVKKGLDNLYKKVDKHLCEEENLLQVVWHSMQDEFIRQYKHFEGLINRCYPGSGITMEFTIQDMLEYFSSIAQSH; this comes from the exons ATGACTGCCATCAAGCACGCCCTTCAGAGGGATATTTTCACTCCCAACGATGAGCGCCTGCTGAGCATCGTCAATGTCTGCAAAGcagggaaaaagaagaagaactgtTTCTTGTGTGCCACAG TGACTACAGAGCGCCCAGTGCAGGTGAAGGtggtgaaagtgaaaaaaacagATAAAGGAGATTTCTATAAGAGACAGATGGCATGGGAACTACAGGACCTGACCGAGGTTGATGCCAAAGATGCCAATAAG GAGAACCCAGAGTTTGACCTCCATTTTGAGAAGGTTTATCGATGGGTGGCGAGCAGCACTGCAGAGAAGAATTCCTTCATCTCTTGTATCTGGAAGCTGAACCAGCGCTACCTTCGGAAGAAAGTGGAGTTTGTAAACGTCAGTCCACAGCTGCTGGAAG AGTCAGTCCCGAGCGGAGAGAGTCAGAGTGTCGCAGGGGGAGATGAGGATGCTCTGGACGATTACCAGGAGCTGAACAGCCATGATGAGCAGGACATTGAGAGCATGATGGAGGTCTGCGAGTACGCCATTTCCAATGCAGAGGCCTTTGCTGAGAAACTGTCCCGTGAGCTACAGGTCCTAGATGGG GCTAACATCCAGTCCATCATGGCCTCAGAGAAGCAGGTGAACATCCTGATGCAGCTGCTGGATCAGGCTCTGGCAGAGGTAGACAACATCGAGGGGAAGTTGCTGAGTTATGAGGAGATGCTACAGAGTGTGAAGGAGCAGATGGACCAGATTTCCCAGAGCAACCGTCTCATCCAGATCAGCAACACCAACAATGGCAAACTACTGGATGAGATCCAGTTCCTCGTG aaCTACATGGATCTATCAAAAGGGCACATCAAAGCTTTGCAGGAAGGAGATTTATCTTCTCCTAAGGGCATCGAGGCCTGCATCAATGCGTCTGAGGCTCTGTCACAGTGCATGAACGTGGCACTCAAACCAG GCCATGATAAGCTGATGGCAgtcaagcagcagcagcatatGTTTTCTGAGCTCAGAGACACTTTTGCCCGACGTCTCACCAACCACCTCAACAACGTGTTTGTTCACCAG ggACACGATCAGAGCTCCACACTGTCCCAGCACACAGCTGAGCTGACACTACCCAAACACAGCCCTCTGCACAGAGACCTGCTCAGATACGCCAAACTCATGGAGTGGCTGAAAAACACCCAGAGAGAGAAATATGATGGTCTTTCCAGG acctATGTGGATTACATGACCCGACTGTATGAGCGGGAAATTAAGGACTTCTTTGAAGTGGCAAAGATCAAAATGGCAGGCACTAGTAAGGATGGGAAAGGAAAATTTG CCACGCTTCCGCGGAAAGAGAGTGCTCTCAAACAGGAGGTGGAGA GCCTGCATGGGAGCTCTGGGAAGCTTACAGGCTCCACGTCAAGTCTGAATAAACTCGCTGTGAGCAGCTCCAACAGTAGGCGCTCTCAGTCATCGTCTCTGCTTGATATGGGCAACATGTCTGCCTCTGACCTGGACGTAGCAGACAGGACCAGGTTTGATAAG ATTTTTGAGCAGGTTTTGAGTGAGCTAGAGCCACTGTGTCTGGCTGAACAGGACTTTATCAGCAAGTTCTTCAAACTGCAGCAAAATCCCACACTAGCTCAG GTAGAGAATGTGGATGACAGCGATGGAACGGTTCCCTCCAGACCCCTCAGTGAACACAGACATTCAATATCTGA AAAGGACATGGTTCGGATGATGATGAATAAGATCTTTCAGAGCATTGAGACAGAGCTGAACAGTCTGATAGCTTTAGGTGATAAGATAGACAGCTTCAACTCTCTCTACATGCTGGTAAAGATGAGTCACCACGTCTGGACGGCCGAGAATGTTGATCCCGCATCCTATCTCAGCACAACGCTGGGCAATGTGCTAGTCACTGTCAAGAGAAACTTTGATAAGTGCATT TCTGGACAGATTCGTCAGATGGAGGAGGTGAAGATTTCTAAGAAGAGTAAAGTGGGCATCCTGCCGTTTGTCACTGGCTTTGAGGAGTTTGCTAAGCTAGCTGAAGCTATTTTCCGAAATGCAGAAAGACGGGGTGATCTGGATAAGGCCTATATTAAACTCATCAGAGCTGTCTTCAGTAACG TGGAGAAAGTGGCCAATGAGAGCCAGAAGACTCCACGTGATGTGGTGATGATGGAGAACTTCCACCATATCTTCTCAACACTGTCCAGCCTCAAGATCTCCTGTCTGGAGGCAGAGAGAAAGGAGGCCAAGCAGAAATACACAGAACACCTGCAGTCCTACGTCATCAACTCACTGGGCCAACCGCTTGAGAAACTTAAT CATTTCTTTGAGGGAGTGGAAGCGCGTGTAGCTCAGGGTGTCCGTGAAGAGGAAGTGAGTTACCAACTGGCTTTCAATAAACAGGAACTGCGTAAGGTTATTAAAGAATACCCTGGGAAGGAGGTGAAAAAGGGCCTGGACAACCTTTACAAGAAGGTGGATAAGCACCTGTGTGAAGAGGAGAATCTGTTACAG GTCGTGTGGCACTCCATGCAAGACGAGTTCATTCGGCAATACAAGCACTTTGAGGGCTTGATAAACCGCTGCTACCCGGGGTCAGGAATCACCATGGAGTTTACCATTCAAGACATGTTGGAGTACTTCTCCAGTATCGCTCAGTCCCACTAA
- the LOC109051421 gene encoding exocyst complex component 1-like isoform X7 — MTAIKHALQRDIFTPNDERLLSIVNVCKAGKKKKNCFLCATVTTERPVQVKVVKVKKTDKGDFYKRQMAWELQDLTEVDAKDANKENPEFDLHFEKVYRWVASSTAEKNSFISCIWKLNQRYLRKKVEFVNVSPQLLEESVPSGESQSVAGGDEDALDDYQELNSHDEQDIESMMEVCEYAISNAEAFAEKLSRELQVLDGANIQSIMASEKQVNILMQLLDQALAEVDNIEGKLLSYEEMLQSVKEQMDQISQSNRLIQISNTNNGKLLDEIQFLVNYMDLSKGHIKALQEGDLSSPKGIEACINASEALSQCMNVALKPGHDKLMAVKQQQHMFSELRDTFARRLTNHLNNVFVHQGHDQSSTLSQHTAELTLPKHSPLHRDLLRYAKLMEWLKNTQREKYDGLSRTYVDYMTRLYEREIKDFFEVAKIKMAGTSKDGKGKFGLHGSSGKLTGSTSSLNKLAVSSSNSRRSQSSSLLDMGNMSASDLDVADRTRFDKIFEQVLSELEPLCLAEQDFISKFFKLQQNPTLAQVENVDDSDGTVPSRPLSEHRHSISEKDMVRMMMNKIFQSIETELNSLIALGDKIDSFNSLYMLVKMSHHVWTAENVDPASYLSTTLGNVLVTVKRNFDKCISGQIRQMEEVKISKKSKVGILPFVTGFEEFAKLAEAIFRNAERRGDLDKAYIKLIRAVFSNVEKVANESQKTPRDVVMMENFHHIFSTLSSLKISCLEAERKEAKQKYTEHLQSYVINSLGQPLEKLNHFFEGVEARVAQGVREEEVSYQLAFNKQELRKVIKEYPGKEVKKGLDNLYKKVDKHLCEEENLLQVVWHSMQDEFIRQYKHFEGLINRCYPGSGITMEFTIQDMLEYFSSIAQSH; from the exons ATGACTGCCATCAAGCACGCCCTTCAGAGGGATATTTTCACTCCCAACGATGAGCGCCTGCTGAGCATCGTCAATGTCTGCAAAGcagggaaaaagaagaagaactgtTTCTTGTGTGCCACAG TGACTACAGAGCGCCCAGTGCAGGTGAAGGtggtgaaagtgaaaaaaacagATAAAGGAGATTTCTATAAGAGACAGATGGCATGGGAACTACAGGACCTGACCGAGGTTGATGCCAAAGATGCCAATAAG GAGAACCCAGAGTTTGACCTCCATTTTGAGAAGGTTTATCGATGGGTGGCGAGCAGCACTGCAGAGAAGAATTCCTTCATCTCTTGTATCTGGAAGCTGAACCAGCGCTACCTTCGGAAGAAAGTGGAGTTTGTAAACGTCAGTCCACAGCTGCTGGAAG AGTCAGTCCCGAGCGGAGAGAGTCAGAGTGTCGCAGGGGGAGATGAGGATGCTCTGGACGATTACCAGGAGCTGAACAGCCATGATGAGCAGGACATTGAGAGCATGATGGAGGTCTGCGAGTACGCCATTTCCAATGCAGAGGCCTTTGCTGAGAAACTGTCCCGTGAGCTACAGGTCCTAGATGGG GCTAACATCCAGTCCATCATGGCCTCAGAGAAGCAGGTGAACATCCTGATGCAGCTGCTGGATCAGGCTCTGGCAGAGGTAGACAACATCGAGGGGAAGTTGCTGAGTTATGAGGAGATGCTACAGAGTGTGAAGGAGCAGATGGACCAGATTTCCCAGAGCAACCGTCTCATCCAGATCAGCAACACCAACAATGGCAAACTACTGGATGAGATCCAGTTCCTCGTG aaCTACATGGATCTATCAAAAGGGCACATCAAAGCTTTGCAGGAAGGAGATTTATCTTCTCCTAAGGGCATCGAGGCCTGCATCAATGCGTCTGAGGCTCTGTCACAGTGCATGAACGTGGCACTCAAACCAG GCCATGATAAGCTGATGGCAgtcaagcagcagcagcatatGTTTTCTGAGCTCAGAGACACTTTTGCCCGACGTCTCACCAACCACCTCAACAACGTGTTTGTTCACCAG ggACACGATCAGAGCTCCACACTGTCCCAGCACACAGCTGAGCTGACACTACCCAAACACAGCCCTCTGCACAGAGACCTGCTCAGATACGCCAAACTCATGGAGTGGCTGAAAAACACCCAGAGAGAGAAATATGATGGTCTTTCCAGG acctATGTGGATTACATGACCCGACTGTATGAGCGGGAAATTAAGGACTTCTTTGAAGTGGCAAAGATCAAAATGGCAGGCACTAGTAAGGATGGGAAAGGAAAATTTG GCCTGCATGGGAGCTCTGGGAAGCTTACAGGCTCCACGTCAAGTCTGAATAAACTCGCTGTGAGCAGCTCCAACAGTAGGCGCTCTCAGTCATCGTCTCTGCTTGATATGGGCAACATGTCTGCCTCTGACCTGGACGTAGCAGACAGGACCAGGTTTGATAAG ATTTTTGAGCAGGTTTTGAGTGAGCTAGAGCCACTGTGTCTGGCTGAACAGGACTTTATCAGCAAGTTCTTCAAACTGCAGCAAAATCCCACACTAGCTCAG GTAGAGAATGTGGATGACAGCGATGGAACGGTTCCCTCCAGACCCCTCAGTGAACACAGACATTCAATATCTGA AAAGGACATGGTTCGGATGATGATGAATAAGATCTTTCAGAGCATTGAGACAGAGCTGAACAGTCTGATAGCTTTAGGTGATAAGATAGACAGCTTCAACTCTCTCTACATGCTGGTAAAGATGAGTCACCACGTCTGGACGGCCGAGAATGTTGATCCCGCATCCTATCTCAGCACAACGCTGGGCAATGTGCTAGTCACTGTCAAGAGAAACTTTGATAAGTGCATT TCTGGACAGATTCGTCAGATGGAGGAGGTGAAGATTTCTAAGAAGAGTAAAGTGGGCATCCTGCCGTTTGTCACTGGCTTTGAGGAGTTTGCTAAGCTAGCTGAAGCTATTTTCCGAAATGCAGAAAGACGGGGTGATCTGGATAAGGCCTATATTAAACTCATCAGAGCTGTCTTCAGTAACG TGGAGAAAGTGGCCAATGAGAGCCAGAAGACTCCACGTGATGTGGTGATGATGGAGAACTTCCACCATATCTTCTCAACACTGTCCAGCCTCAAGATCTCCTGTCTGGAGGCAGAGAGAAAGGAGGCCAAGCAGAAATACACAGAACACCTGCAGTCCTACGTCATCAACTCACTGGGCCAACCGCTTGAGAAACTTAAT CATTTCTTTGAGGGAGTGGAAGCGCGTGTAGCTCAGGGTGTCCGTGAAGAGGAAGTGAGTTACCAACTGGCTTTCAATAAACAGGAACTGCGTAAGGTTATTAAAGAATACCCTGGGAAGGAGGTGAAAAAGGGCCTGGACAACCTTTACAAGAAGGTGGATAAGCACCTGTGTGAAGAGGAGAATCTGTTACAG GTCGTGTGGCACTCCATGCAAGACGAGTTCATTCGGCAATACAAGCACTTTGAGGGCTTGATAAACCGCTGCTACCCGGGGTCAGGAATCACCATGGAGTTTACCATTCAAGACATGTTGGAGTACTTCTCCAGTATCGCTCAGTCCCACTAA
- the LOC109051421 gene encoding exocyst complex component 1-like isoform X4: MTAIKHALQRDIFTPNDERLLSIVNVCKAGKKKKNCFLCATVTTERPVQVKVVKVKKTDKGDFYKRQMAWELQDLTEVDAKDANKENPEFDLHFEKVYRWVASSTAEKNSFISCIWKLNQRYLRKKVEFVNVSPQLLEELPKAEESVPSGESQSVAGGDEDALDDYQELNSHDEQDIESMMEVCEYAISNAEAFAEKLSRELQVLDGANIQSIMASEKQVNILMQLLDQALAEVDNIEGKLLSYEEMLQSVKEQMDQISQSNRLIQISNTNNGKLLDEIQFLVNYMDLSKGHIKALQEGDLSSPKGIEACINASEALSQCMNVALKPGHDKLMAVKQQQHMFSELRDTFARRLTNHLNNVFVHQGHDQSSTLSQHTAELTLPKHSPLHRDLLRYAKLMEWLKNTQREKYDGLSRTYVDYMTRLYEREIKDFFEVAKIKMAGTSKDGKGKFATLPRKESALKQEVESLHGSSGKLTGSTSSLNKLAVSSSNSRRSQSSSLLDMGNMSASDLDVADRTRFDKIFEQVLSELEPLCLAEQDFISKFFKLQQNPTLAQVENVDDSDGTVPSRPLSEHRHSISEKDMVRMMMNKIFQSIETELNSLIALGDKIDSFNSLYMLVKMSHHVWTAENVDPASYLSTTLGNVLVTVKRNFDKCISGQIRQMEEVKISKKSKVGILPFVTGFEEFAKLAEAIFRNAERRGDLDKAYIKLIRAVFSNVEKVANESQKTPRDVVMMENFHHIFSTLSSLKISCLEAERKEAKQKYTEHLQSYVINSLGQPLEKLNHFFEGVEARVAQGVREEEVSYQLAFNKQELRKVIKEYPGKEVKKGLDNLYKKVDKHLCEEENLLQVVWHSMQDEFIRQYKHFEGLINRCYPGSGITMEFTIQDMLEYFSSIAQSH, encoded by the exons ATGACTGCCATCAAGCACGCCCTTCAGAGGGATATTTTCACTCCCAACGATGAGCGCCTGCTGAGCATCGTCAATGTCTGCAAAGcagggaaaaagaagaagaactgtTTCTTGTGTGCCACAG TGACTACAGAGCGCCCAGTGCAGGTGAAGGtggtgaaagtgaaaaaaacagATAAAGGAGATTTCTATAAGAGACAGATGGCATGGGAACTACAGGACCTGACCGAGGTTGATGCCAAAGATGCCAATAAG GAGAACCCAGAGTTTGACCTCCATTTTGAGAAGGTTTATCGATGGGTGGCGAGCAGCACTGCAGAGAAGAATTCCTTCATCTCTTGTATCTGGAAGCTGAACCAGCGCTACCTTCGGAAGAAAGTGGAGTTTGTAAACGTCAGTCCACAGCTGCTGGAAG AGCTTCCTAAAGCGGAAG AGTCAGTCCCGAGCGGAGAGAGTCAGAGTGTCGCAGGGGGAGATGAGGATGCTCTGGACGATTACCAGGAGCTGAACAGCCATGATGAGCAGGACATTGAGAGCATGATGGAGGTCTGCGAGTACGCCATTTCCAATGCAGAGGCCTTTGCTGAGAAACTGTCCCGTGAGCTACAGGTCCTAGATGGG GCTAACATCCAGTCCATCATGGCCTCAGAGAAGCAGGTGAACATCCTGATGCAGCTGCTGGATCAGGCTCTGGCAGAGGTAGACAACATCGAGGGGAAGTTGCTGAGTTATGAGGAGATGCTACAGAGTGTGAAGGAGCAGATGGACCAGATTTCCCAGAGCAACCGTCTCATCCAGATCAGCAACACCAACAATGGCAAACTACTGGATGAGATCCAGTTCCTCGTG aaCTACATGGATCTATCAAAAGGGCACATCAAAGCTTTGCAGGAAGGAGATTTATCTTCTCCTAAGGGCATCGAGGCCTGCATCAATGCGTCTGAGGCTCTGTCACAGTGCATGAACGTGGCACTCAAACCAG GCCATGATAAGCTGATGGCAgtcaagcagcagcagcatatGTTTTCTGAGCTCAGAGACACTTTTGCCCGACGTCTCACCAACCACCTCAACAACGTGTTTGTTCACCAG ggACACGATCAGAGCTCCACACTGTCCCAGCACACAGCTGAGCTGACACTACCCAAACACAGCCCTCTGCACAGAGACCTGCTCAGATACGCCAAACTCATGGAGTGGCTGAAAAACACCCAGAGAGAGAAATATGATGGTCTTTCCAGG acctATGTGGATTACATGACCCGACTGTATGAGCGGGAAATTAAGGACTTCTTTGAAGTGGCAAAGATCAAAATGGCAGGCACTAGTAAGGATGGGAAAGGAAAATTTG CCACGCTTCCGCGGAAAGAGAGTGCTCTCAAACAGGAGGTGGAGA GCCTGCATGGGAGCTCTGGGAAGCTTACAGGCTCCACGTCAAGTCTGAATAAACTCGCTGTGAGCAGCTCCAACAGTAGGCGCTCTCAGTCATCGTCTCTGCTTGATATGGGCAACATGTCTGCCTCTGACCTGGACGTAGCAGACAGGACCAGGTTTGATAAG ATTTTTGAGCAGGTTTTGAGTGAGCTAGAGCCACTGTGTCTGGCTGAACAGGACTTTATCAGCAAGTTCTTCAAACTGCAGCAAAATCCCACACTAGCTCAG GTAGAGAATGTGGATGACAGCGATGGAACGGTTCCCTCCAGACCCCTCAGTGAACACAGACATTCAATATCTGA AAAGGACATGGTTCGGATGATGATGAATAAGATCTTTCAGAGCATTGAGACAGAGCTGAACAGTCTGATAGCTTTAGGTGATAAGATAGACAGCTTCAACTCTCTCTACATGCTGGTAAAGATGAGTCACCACGTCTGGACGGCCGAGAATGTTGATCCCGCATCCTATCTCAGCACAACGCTGGGCAATGTGCTAGTCACTGTCAAGAGAAACTTTGATAAGTGCATT TCTGGACAGATTCGTCAGATGGAGGAGGTGAAGATTTCTAAGAAGAGTAAAGTGGGCATCCTGCCGTTTGTCACTGGCTTTGAGGAGTTTGCTAAGCTAGCTGAAGCTATTTTCCGAAATGCAGAAAGACGGGGTGATCTGGATAAGGCCTATATTAAACTCATCAGAGCTGTCTTCAGTAACG TGGAGAAAGTGGCCAATGAGAGCCAGAAGACTCCACGTGATGTGGTGATGATGGAGAACTTCCACCATATCTTCTCAACACTGTCCAGCCTCAAGATCTCCTGTCTGGAGGCAGAGAGAAAGGAGGCCAAGCAGAAATACACAGAACACCTGCAGTCCTACGTCATCAACTCACTGGGCCAACCGCTTGAGAAACTTAAT CATTTCTTTGAGGGAGTGGAAGCGCGTGTAGCTCAGGGTGTCCGTGAAGAGGAAGTGAGTTACCAACTGGCTTTCAATAAACAGGAACTGCGTAAGGTTATTAAAGAATACCCTGGGAAGGAGGTGAAAAAGGGCCTGGACAACCTTTACAAGAAGGTGGATAAGCACCTGTGTGAAGAGGAGAATCTGTTACAG GTCGTGTGGCACTCCATGCAAGACGAGTTCATTCGGCAATACAAGCACTTTGAGGGCTTGATAAACCGCTGCTACCCGGGGTCAGGAATCACCATGGAGTTTACCATTCAAGACATGTTGGAGTACTTCTCCAGTATCGCTCAGTCCCACTAA